In Bosea sp. Tri-49, a genomic segment contains:
- a CDS encoding FCD domain-containing protein, with product MADSASKQPKPDWGPSAWLLRQEGPRTQADEALIKLRRDIIVGEFEPGKRLRPDQLEERYDIGRNPVREALSRLAVEGLVRGEGQRGFQVAPVSREELLDVADLRQRFSTMALARSIANGDDEWEAGIVGAYHRMSRMETSLTGDPASYADEWEQRNSAFHNALEAACGSPWLLHFCALLYEQSERYRRAVVRYPELRPSIHAEHKAILEACLARREAEACRLLAEHIEGGARATLARLDEQLGASPPKRRRGR from the coding sequence ATGGCGGATAGTGCCAGCAAACAGCCGAAACCCGACTGGGGTCCTTCGGCTTGGCTGCTCAGACAGGAAGGGCCACGTACACAGGCCGACGAGGCGCTCATCAAGCTGCGCCGCGACATCATCGTCGGCGAGTTCGAGCCCGGAAAGCGGCTGCGGCCGGACCAGCTCGAGGAGCGCTACGATATCGGCCGCAATCCAGTGCGGGAGGCACTGTCGCGCCTTGCCGTCGAAGGGCTGGTGCGCGGCGAAGGGCAGCGCGGGTTCCAGGTCGCGCCGGTGTCGCGCGAGGAACTGCTCGATGTCGCCGATCTCAGGCAGCGCTTCTCGACGATGGCGTTGGCCCGCTCGATCGCCAATGGCGACGATGAGTGGGAGGCCGGGATCGTCGGCGCCTATCACCGCATGTCGCGCATGGAGACGAGCCTGACTGGCGATCCGGCGAGCTACGCCGACGAATGGGAGCAGCGCAACAGCGCCTTCCACAATGCGCTCGAAGCGGCCTGCGGCTCGCCCTGGCTGCTGCACTTCTGCGCCCTGCTCTACGAGCAGTCGGAGCGCTATCGCCGCGCCGTGGTGCGTTATCCCGAGCTGCGACCCTCGATCCATGCTGAGCACAAGGCGATTCTCGAAGCCTGCCTCGCCCGCCGCGAGGCAGAGGCCTGCCGGCTGCTCGCCGAGCATATCGAGGGCGGTGCGAGGGCAACGCTCGCCAGGCTCGATGAGCAGCTCGGTGCAAGCCCGCCGAAGCGCCGCCGGGGTCGCTGA
- a CDS encoding ABC transporter substrate-binding protein, whose product MNGDFGWALRAATFGLALAAGFSPAAAPAADGKLVVGVILPLSGTFANEGRQYEQGIAAYQKLNGKTVAGRSVEIVTRDDQGPGSGDLARRLTQELILREKADVIIGYSFTPNAMSAASLLGEAKRPAIIVNAATSIITERSPYFVRVSWTLPQSAATLGDWAAKNGIKTVYTMVSDFAPGIDAETWFKKAFIAGGGQVVGEVRTPVTSMEYAPYLQRVIEAKPDALFAFNPGGDVSVAFMKAARERNLAGAGIKLLVTGDVVEDNSLSLIGEGLEGVISAHHYQSGIASAENERFIKAYKEVAGAEAIPNFRAVQAYDAMDLLYKAVAKTGGKTDATGLLEAMKGLTLTSPRGTITIDPQTRDVVQDVYIRRGEKLDGRWQNRAFETYKAVVDPGKTAR is encoded by the coding sequence GTGAACGGGGATTTCGGCTGGGCGCTGCGCGCCGCTACGTTCGGGCTGGCTTTGGCAGCCGGGTTTTCGCCGGCAGCGGCCCCTGCCGCCGATGGCAAGCTGGTCGTCGGGGTCATCCTGCCGTTGTCGGGCACCTTCGCCAATGAGGGACGCCAGTATGAGCAGGGCATTGCCGCCTATCAGAAGCTCAACGGCAAGACGGTGGCTGGACGCTCGGTGGAGATCGTGACCCGCGACGACCAGGGGCCGGGCTCCGGCGACCTCGCCCGCCGGCTGACGCAAGAGCTGATCCTGCGCGAGAAGGCGGATGTGATCATCGGCTACAGTTTCACGCCGAATGCCATGTCGGCCGCCTCGCTGCTCGGCGAGGCCAAGCGCCCGGCGATCATCGTCAACGCCGCGACCTCGATCATCACCGAGCGCTCGCCCTATTTCGTCCGCGTCTCCTGGACCCTGCCGCAATCGGCGGCGACGCTCGGCGACTGGGCGGCGAAGAACGGCATCAAGACCGTCTACACGATGGTCTCCGACTTTGCGCCGGGCATCGACGCCGAGACCTGGTTCAAGAAGGCCTTCATCGCCGGTGGCGGACAGGTGGTCGGTGAAGTCCGCACGCCCGTCACCTCGATGGAGTATGCGCCCTATCTGCAACGGGTCATCGAGGCCAAGCCGGATGCGCTATTCGCCTTCAATCCCGGCGGTGACGTCTCCGTGGCCTTCATGAAGGCCGCGCGCGAGCGCAATCTCGCCGGGGCCGGCATCAAGCTGCTGGTCACTGGCGACGTCGTCGAAGACAACTCGCTGTCGTTGATCGGCGAAGGGCTCGAGGGCGTGATCTCGGCCCATCACTACCAGTCAGGCATCGCAAGCGCCGAGAACGAGCGCTTCATCAAGGCCTACAAGGAGGTCGCCGGGGCGGAGGCGATCCCGAACTTCCGCGCGGTCCAGGCCTATGATGCGATGGACCTGCTCTACAAGGCCGTCGCCAAGACCGGTGGCAAGACCGATGCCACCGGCTTGCTCGAGGCGATGAAGGGCCTCACCCTGACGAGCCCGCGCGGCACGATCACCATCGATCCGCAGACGCGCGATGTGGTGCAGGACGTCTATATTCGCCGTGGCGAGAAGCTCGACGGGCGTTGGCAGAATAGGGCTTTCGAGACCTACAAGGCCGTCGTCGACCCCGGCAAGACCGCGCGCTGA